TCCGGTGTCGTCCTCGGCCCACAGCTTCGCGCTGCGACCGTCGGCCGCAGGTTCGCCGCAGAGGGTGATTGCCCGGTCCACGAACAGCGGGCGGACGTTGCGGGACGCCATGTGGCGCAACGGGCCGCCCGCGTTCGCGCGCGCGAGTTCGAACACCAGCAGCGTGGTGAGCCCCCCGTTCATCACCAGCGCCGGGTAGCCTTCGGTGCCGGTCACGTAGGGCTGATCGTAGTGGATCCGGTGGCCGTTGAAGGTGAGCGCGGAATACCGGAACAGCATCACCGGGTCCGGCGTCACCACCGTCTTCCAGACCGCAGTACCCGGAGCGGCCATCGGGGCCGCGGGTGGCCGGGGCGCGTTCGGGTCCGGCTCCTCGCGGTAGACGATGTCCTGCTCCTCGACCACGGCCAGCCCGCGGGCGCTGGAGATCTCGGTGCGCACGGTGACGAACACCATCTGGCCCGACTTGCCCGCCTTCGGCGTCACGCTCTGGATCACCGATTCGCGCCTGACCTCGTCGCCGACCCGCAGTTCGCCCTCGAACGTGATGCGCTTGCCGGCGAACATCCGGCGCGGCAGCGGCACAGGCGGAAGGAAATCGCCGCGCCGGGGATGGCCATCCGGCCCGATCTGCGACTGGCGCACCACGCGCGGGAACAGGATGGAGTGCCAGCCGATCGGCAACGGATCGCCGACCTTCGGGCGCGGATCGTCCCGATCGAGCGTGCACGACAGCCGGTGCACGGAGGGCACCGTCACGTAGTCGATGTCGGATTCACGGTTGCCGATCCATTCGGCGAGGCGATCGAGGTCCTGCGTCATGTATTCCTCCTGGAATGCCGGGAAAGTGCGCGGGCGAGTCCGGCCGAGCACTGGACGGGCGGGAACCCGTAACAGTTCGTAATAGCGCTTGCGGATCGTACACCGGAGGCGAATACTGTCGTCACTGCGGTCGCGGCCAGCGACGCAAGCAGCTTCAGCCGGAAGGGGCGACCCTGCCGGCTGTTTTTTGCTGCCCGCGCAGCGCACCTGCCGCGCTTCAGGCGGCTCCGAGCCGGTACTGACTGACCGCTGCCTGCAGTGAACCCGCAGTCGCGGTGAGCTGCAGTGCGTCGTCGGCGATGGCCGCCGTCGCCTCCCGGGCATGGTCGGTCATCGCGGCGATCTGCGCGACGTGCGTCGATATCTCGCTGGCTGCCAGTGCGTGCTGCTGCAATGCTGTCGCGATCTCGCGCACGCTGTCGCGTGCCAGCGCCGACTGTTCGCGGATGGCGCCGATCGTCGAGCCGGCATCGCCGGCATAAGACAACCCGGCATCGACCTTGTGCACGGCATCGGCGATGCGTTCGGTGACCTGGCCGCGGACGGCCATGATCTCGTCGATCATGCGGCTGATCTCGCCGGTCGAGCGCCCGGTCTCGTCGGACAGCTTGCGCACTTCGTCCGCCACCACCGCGAAGCCGCGGCCGGCCTCCCCGGCGCGCGCGGCCTCGATGGCAGCGTTGAGCGCGAGCAGGTTGGTCTGCTCGGCGATGTCCTTGATGATGCGCACGACGCTGTGCACCGCCTCGGACTTCTCGCCCAGGGACTCGACGACGACCGCCGCTTCGTTCACCGAGCGCGCCATCGACTGCATCGAGGCGACGGCATCCTCGATGACACTCGCGCCCAGCGCGGCACGCTGCGCAGACTGCTCTGCCGCGCCGCACGCCTGCTGCGCGCTGTCGGCAATGGAACTGATCGACGCGCTGATCTGCTCGACCGTGCTGGCCGCAGTGGAAGCCGCCCTCGACTGGTCGCCGCTGCCGTCGGCGATGCGCCGGGCCGTGTCCGCCAGCGAGGTGGACGCACCCGCCACCTGCCGTGCACTGCTGGAAGCCGTCTGCAGCGTCGCGACCAGCCTCGACTGCATGCGCTCCAGCGCTGCGATCATCGGGCTGTCGACGACCGTGCGGCGGTCGAACACATGGTCGAGCTTGCCATCGGCCACGTGCACGGCGAAGGCGACCGCCTGCTCGCTGCGTTCGAGCAGCCGCGCCAGCATCAGTGCGAGGTAGCACAGAACGCCGGCCTCGACGACCACATAGGCTGCGTGCAGGAGTACCCAGCCGAAGCCCTGCGACTCGGAGAATACATGGACGCCGAGACCGGCCCGCTGCATTGCATCGAAGCCGAGGTGGTGGAGGGCGATCAGCGCGGCCGCAAACACCACCGGTCGCCAGTCGCAGTAGGCGAGCAGGAAGGCGAGCAGCACGAAGATCCCGAAGTGCATCTCGATCAGGCCGTGGCTGAGCTGGATCATCAGCGCGGGGTAGATCATCATCGACGCGGCGATCGCAAGGCGCACCGCGAGGCTGCCAGGCGCGGCCAGGTAGAGCCCGAGCGGAACGGCCAGCGCCGGTACCCCGACCAGCAGCGCCACAGTCAGGCCGTCGCCCATGGCCCCCATGCCCGCGCAGATCACCAGCAGCAGTGCGCAGGCGCCGAGCATCAGCCGGTCGGTGCTGCGCTGCAGGAGCTGCAGCAGGGTCTGACCCGAGGCGGGATTGGCGACTTCATCGATCATGGCAGGCTTTCAGCGGGGCGCCGCGCAGGTAATTCCGCGGAGCCTGTTGCCGGCGTCCAGGTGCCACAGCAGGGCACCGGTGGTGCCCAGCCAGGCGGCGAACACGACAGCAAGGATGCGCGGGGACACGGCGCGCCCCGGCGACACGCGTACGGACATCGAGACCACTCCAGCAGGAGAGTCCCCTGTTAACGGCATCCAGGCGTGCGGCTTTAGCGGCGCCGCAGCACCGCTGGCCGGGTTACTCGGCCGCGATTCCGGCGTTGCGGATCAGTGCACCCCAGTAGGCCAGTTCCTGGGCAATCGTCTTGGCGAATGCTGCGGGATCCTGGTACTGGGCGAACGCACCCTGCGAGTCGGCCTTCTCCCGGAACTCCCGTCCCTCGACGATCCGCCGGACTTCTTCCGACAGGCGCCTGACCACCTCCGGCGGCAGGCCCGCCGGCCCGAGCAGGCCGAACCAGGACGCCACCTCGTACTTCGGGAAGCCGGCTTCGGCCGCGGTCGGCACCGTCGGCATCGACGGGTGGCGGTTGCGTGCCGCATAGGCAATCGCCCGCAGCTTGCCTGCCTGCACCTGCTGGATCACGCCGGGCGGCGTGGTGATGAACATGTCGATGTTGCCGGCCATCAGGTCGACCACGGCCGGACCGCTGCCCTTGTAGGGAACATGGATCATCTTTCCGCCGGCCTGCTGCTCCAGGATTTCGCCGGACAGGTGCTGTATCGACCCCGCGCCGGAGGAGCCATAGCTGATCTTGCCGGGGTTGGCCCGGATCAGGTCGACCAGTTCCTTCATCGTGGTGACCTTCGTCGACGGCCCGACGGCGATCACCTGCGGCGCGTAAAGTGCCATCGCGATGGGCACGAAATCCTTGACCGGATCCCACTTCAGGCCCTTGAAGAGGTGCGGATTGCCAACGTGGAAGCCCGAAAACTGCAGCAGCAGGGTGTGGCCATCGGGCTTCGCGCGCGCGACCAGTTCGGTACCGATGTTGCCCGAGGCGCCGCCGCGGTTCTCCACGAGCACCGGCTGGCCGAGCGCCTTCGACAGCGGCTCCTGCAGGAGGCGGGCGGTGAAGTCGGTGGACCCGCCGGGAACGGTGGCCACCACCAGCGTGACCGGCCGCGAGGGGAAGGATTGCGCTGCCGCAACCGTGGACAGGCCCAGCAGCAGGCCGGCGATCATCCGTTTCATCTTGTCTCTCCTCCGATGCACATCTGCCGCCGCACCGTGCCGTGCGGACAATGCGGGTTCCAGACTGCCGATACCGTGGCCGGGCTCCGCCGGTCGCACTGCGTGGCAAGGGTACCTCAGGACCGCAGGTACTCCGAGATCTCGATCAGGTTGAGGTCGGGGTCGCGAACATACACCGAGCGGATGCGGCCGGTCGCGCCGGTGCGCGGCCCGGGACCGTCCTCGATCCGCACACCTGCCGCCTCCAGGCGCTCGATCACCGCCTCGAGCGGCAGCGCCGCGATGAAGCACAGGTCGAGGGCGCCCGGCACCGGCAGGTGCGCCTTCGGCTCGAACTCCGCACCCTTCACATGCAGATTGATCTTCTGGTTGCCGAAACGGAATGCGACCCGGCCTTGCGGCAGCTCGGGCGTCACGCCGAAGCGCTCGAGCTGCATGCCGAGCACGCGCGTGTAGAAATCGATTGCACGGGCCGGGTCGGTGGTGGTCAGCACCAGGTGGTCCAGGTGATCGATCATGGCACCTCCGCACGGGCGCGCGACTGGGCGACCGAAGCCGGCACCGGATGCAGGTCGAGCCTGCGCCCGGCCTTCACCAGTTGCCCGGGGAGTTCATGGCCGACCAGCGCTCCGAGCCGTCGCGCACAGTCGAGCAGCGCAGGCAGGTCGACGCCGATGCTGCAGCCCTCCAGCACCAGCATGTGCGCGAGGTCTTCGGTGCACACGTTGCCGGTCGCGCCCGGCGCATAGGGACAACCGCCGAGTCCGCCAAGCGACGCATCGAACCGATCGACGCCGGCCTGCAGCGCCGCCAGTGCATTCGCCAGCCCCATGCCACGCGTGTTGTGCACGTGAAGCGTCAGCATCGCGCCAGCGAAACGCCGGCGGTAATCGGCACACAGCGCGGCGACCTGGGTCGGATAGGCCATGCCGGTGGTGTCGCACAGCGTGACGCCGCGGGCACCGGCATCGATGAAGATCGCGGCGAAATCCAGCACCTCGCCTGCGGGCACGTCGCCCTCCATCGGGCAGCCGAAGCTGCACGACAGCGACACGTTGACGGGCACGCGCGCCTCGGCGGACAGCCGCATCACCTCCAGCAACTGGGCGACCGACCGCTCGCGCGTCATCCGGAGATTGGCCAGGTTGTGCGTCTCCGAACACGACATCACCAGGTTGAACTCGTCCGGCGGCGCAGCCAGCGCACGCTCGACGCCGCGCACGTTGGGCACCAGCACCGTGTACTCCACGCCGGGTACCCGCTGGATGCGGCGCATCACCTCGTCGGCGTCGGCCAGCATCGGGATCGCCCTGGGCGAGGTGAACGAGGTCACCTCGATCTTGGCCAGACCGGTCGCGGACAAGGCATCGACGAATGCGACCTTGTCGTCTGTCGGCACGAACACACTCTCCGCCTGCAGCCCGTCGCGCATCGCGACATCCTGCAGGAACACGCGGCGCACGGCACCAGCGCATGGATCCATCATCAGTCTGCCTCCCCGCCGGTCTCGATGACATTCTTCGCCGCGAGTTCGGCGATGGCCGACTCGCTGATGCCCAAATCGCGCAGCACCTGCGCCGTATGGTGGCCAAGCGCCGGCGCCAGCGTCGAGAGCCGGCCGGGCGTCGCGGACAGCCTCGGGACCACGCCGGGCACGTCGAGTTCGTACCCTTCCGTCGTGGTGATGCGCTGGATCATGCCGCGTGCCCGGTAATGCGGATCCTCGGCGATGTCGCGCGCGGTGTAGATGCGGCCTGCCGGAACCCGCGCGCGTGTCAGGCCGTCGAGCACCTCTGCGAGCGGCCGCGCCGCGGTCCAGGCACCGATCGCCGAATCGAGTTCGGCAGCGCGCCTGGCACGGCCATCGTTCGATGCGAGGTCGGGTGCATCGCGCAGGTCGGCACGGCCGATCAGGTCCATCAGCCGGCGATAGATGCTGTCGCCATTGCCGCCGATCAGCACCGCGCCATCGGCGCAGCGGTAGGCGTTGCTCGGGGCGATACCCGGCAGCGCGCTGCCCGCCGGTTCACGTACCGCTCCGAACGCGCTGTACTCGGGCAGCAGGCTTTCCATGCAATTGAATACTGCCTCGTAAAGGGCAACGTCGACCACCTGGCCACGGCCTGCTGCGCCCTGCGCCTTGCGGTGGTAGAGCGCGAGCAGCAAGCCGATCACGCCGTGCAGGGCAGCCAGGGTGTCGCCGATGGACACGCCCACCCGCACCGGCAGACGGCCAGGCTCGCCAGACAGGTGTCGCAGCCCGCCCATCGCCTCGGCGATCACGCCGAAGCCGGGCCGGTCGGCGTACGGACCATCCTGGCCATAGCCGGAGATGCGCAGCATCACCAGGCCGGGGTTGCCACTTGCCAGCGCCTCGTAGCCCAGGCCCCAGCCTTCCAGGGTGCCGGGCTTGAAGTTCTCGATCACCACGTCCGCCTCGCTGGCGAGCCGGCGGCAGAGTTCCTGCCCCTCGCTGCAGCGAAGGTCGAGTGCCACCGACCGCTTGTTGCGCGACTGCACCTGCCACCAGACGGAGGTGCCATCCTTGAGCATCCGCCACTTGCGCAGCGGGTCGCCGCCGCCCGGCGGCTCGACCTTGATCACGTCGGCCCCGAAATCGGCGAGCATCTTGCCCGCGAACGGGCCGGCGATCAGTTGGCCGAGTTCAAGCACGCGCAGCCCTGCCAGGGGAAGCGCAGATGCCGGGCCTGCAGCCGGCGGACGATCGGGACTGTCTGACATCGTGGAAGCGCAGTCGATTGCAACAGCCATGAGCGTACACCAGCGCGCAGCGCCCGGCCGCGCAGCGCGTCCGGACCGGCGTTCAGTCGCCGCCGGCCAGCATCACCCGGTTGCGGCCCTTGCGCTTGGCCCGGTACATCGCCTGGTCCGCCCGGCGCAGCGCCTCCGCGCCGGGTTCTCCTGGCTGCATCCGCGACACGCCGGCGCTGAACGTGATCAGGACCTTCCTGTTGTCGTGCAGGAACAATTGCCGGGTCAGTTCGCGCTGCAGGCGCTCGACGACGGCCTTCGCATCCTCCAGCGGCGTCTCGGGCAGCAGCAGCACGAACTCCTCGCCACCATAGCGGCCGACCGTGTCGGACGGACGCAGCATGCCGCGCACCATGGACACCAGGTAGCGCAGGGCCTCGTCTCCGGCCTGGTGGCCGAGGCGGTCGTTCAGCTTCTTGAAGTTGTCGATGTCGATCATCGCGAAACACAGCTGCGAACCGTAGCGATGCGCGCGCGAGGCCTCCCGTTCGACGGCTTCGTCGAGCCCGCGCCGGTTGAGCGCGCCGGTCAGCGCGTCCTCCCGCAGTGCGGCGCTCACGCGGGCAAGTTCCGCCTCGAGTTCGGCGACCTTCGCCCGGGCACGCGTCGCCTG
The sequence above is drawn from the Rhodocyclaceae bacterium genome and encodes:
- a CDS encoding tripartite tricarboxylate transporter substrate binding protein, which produces MKRMIAGLLLGLSTVAAAQSFPSRPVTLVVATVPGGSTDFTARLLQEPLSKALGQPVLVENRGGASGNIGTELVARAKPDGHTLLLQFSGFHVGNPHLFKGLKWDPVKDFVPIAMALYAPQVIAVGPSTKVTTMKELVDLIRANPGKISYGSSGAGSIQHLSGEILEQQAGGKMIHVPYKGSGPAVVDLMAGNIDMFITTPPGVIQQVQAGKLRAIAYAARNRHPSMPTVPTAAEAGFPKYEVASWFGLLGPAGLPPEVVRRLSEEVRRIVEGREFREKADSQGAFAQYQDPAAFAKTIAQELAYWGALIRNAGIAAE
- a CDS encoding methyl-accepting chemotaxis protein; this encodes MIDEVANPASGQTLLQLLQRSTDRLMLGACALLLVICAGMGAMGDGLTVALLVGVPALAVPLGLYLAAPGSLAVRLAIAASMMIYPALMIQLSHGLIEMHFGIFVLLAFLLAYCDWRPVVFAAALIALHHLGFDAMQRAGLGVHVFSESQGFGWVLLHAAYVVVEAGVLCYLALMLARLLERSEQAVAFAVHVADGKLDHVFDRRTVVDSPMIAALERMQSRLVATLQTASSSARQVAGASTSLADTARRIADGSGDQSRAASTAASTVEQISASISSIADSAQQACGAAEQSAQRAALGASVIEDAVASMQSMARSVNEAAVVVESLGEKSEAVHSVVRIIKDIAEQTNLLALNAAIEAARAGEAGRGFAVVADEVRKLSDETGRSTGEISRMIDEIMAVRGQVTERIADAVHKVDAGLSYAGDAGSTIGAIREQSALARDSVREIATALQQHALAASEISTHVAQIAAMTDHAREATAAIADDALQLTATAGSLQAAVSQYRLGAA
- a CDS encoding MaoC family dehydratase N-terminal domain-containing protein; translation: MTQDLDRLAEWIGNRESDIDYVTVPSVHRLSCTLDRDDPRPKVGDPLPIGWHSILFPRVVRQSQIGPDGHPRRGDFLPPVPLPRRMFAGKRITFEGELRVGDEVRRESVIQSVTPKAGKSGQMVFVTVRTEISSARGLAVVEEQDIVYREEPDPNAPRPPAAPMAAPGTAVWKTVVTPDPVMLFRYSALTFNGHRIHYDQPYVTGTEGYPALVMNGGLTTLLVFELARANAGGPLRHMASRNVRPLFVDRAITLCGEPAADGRSAKLWAEDDTGAVALSATADFAV
- a CDS encoding CoA transferase, translating into MSDSPDRPPAAGPASALPLAGLRVLELGQLIAGPFAGKMLADFGADVIKVEPPGGGDPLRKWRMLKDGTSVWWQVQSRNKRSVALDLRCSEGQELCRRLASEADVVIENFKPGTLEGWGLGYEALASGNPGLVMLRISGYGQDGPYADRPGFGVIAEAMGGLRHLSGEPGRLPVRVGVSIGDTLAALHGVIGLLLALYHRKAQGAAGRGQVVDVALYEAVFNCMESLLPEYSAFGAVREPAGSALPGIAPSNAYRCADGAVLIGGNGDSIYRRLMDLIGRADLRDAPDLASNDGRARRAAELDSAIGAWTAARPLAEVLDGLTRARVPAGRIYTARDIAEDPHYRARGMIQRITTTEGYELDVPGVVPRLSATPGRLSTLAPALGHHTAQVLRDLGISESAIAELAAKNVIETGGEAD
- a CDS encoding hydroxymethylglutaryl-CoA lyase, with product MMDPCAGAVRRVFLQDVAMRDGLQAESVFVPTDDKVAFVDALSATGLAKIEVTSFTSPRAIPMLADADEVMRRIQRVPGVEYTVLVPNVRGVERALAAPPDEFNLVMSCSETHNLANLRMTRERSVAQLLEVMRLSAEARVPVNVSLSCSFGCPMEGDVPAGEVLDFAAIFIDAGARGVTLCDTTGMAYPTQVAALCADYRRRFAGAMLTLHVHNTRGMGLANALAALQAGVDRFDASLGGLGGCPYAPGATGNVCTEDLAHMLVLEGCSIGVDLPALLDCARRLGALVGHELPGQLVKAGRRLDLHPVPASVAQSRARAEVP
- a CDS encoding VOC family protein is translated as MIDHLDHLVLTTTDPARAIDFYTRVLGMQLERFGVTPELPQGRVAFRFGNQKINLHVKGAEFEPKAHLPVPGALDLCFIAALPLEAVIERLEAAGVRIEDGPGPRTGATGRIRSVYVRDPDLNLIEISEYLRS